One Bombus huntii isolate Logan2020A chromosome 12, iyBomHunt1.1, whole genome shotgun sequence DNA segment encodes these proteins:
- the LOC126871573 gene encoding regulator of microtubule dynamics protein 1-like isoform X2, whose product MSLRRALFVIRDIKVLQRTLIHRRFQSSRKSSNQYMLTTKLCTISSFTAMGIWGLTKKRGDNEAIITTKEVLIAKADALYEQEQYQEIHDLLINYKDSGDIEIIWRLCRAMYKLSKIVSEVDGKKLIFEAYDLILEALEIKEDNWAAHKWASILLNSKTLYEGVKAQIKESYNIKKHMLRAMELNPKEPTLMYMLGTWCYQVADLTWYQRKIASVIFGEPPSSSFEEALKYFETAEEIDPNFYSQNLLMLGKTYLKLNQKELATKYLKMALDYPAKNEDDRDAKQEAQKLLKKF is encoded by the exons ATGTCGTTACGGAGAGCGTTATTCGTTATCAGAGATATAAAAGTATTACAAAGAACGCTTATTCATAGAAGATTTCAATCCTCACGAAAG AGCAGCAATCAGTACATGTTAACAACAAAATTATGTACCATATCGTCGTTCACTGCTATGGGTATTTGGGGTCTTACAAAAAAGAGAGGTGACAACGAAGCAATCATAACTACAAAAGAAGTCCTAATAGCAAAAGCCGATGCATTATACGAGCAAGAACAATACCAGGAAATACATGACcttctaataaattataaa gatAGCGgtgatattgaaattatatggCGTTTGTGTAGAGCAATGTATAAATTGTCTAAAATTGTGAGTGAAGTGGatggaaagaaattaattttcgaagCTTATGATTTAATACTTGAAGCACTTGAGATAAAAGAGGATAATTGGGCTGCACACAAATGGGCATCGATTCTTCTTAATTCTAAGACTCTTTATGAAGGAGTAAAAGCACAAATAAAAGAGTCATATAATATTAAGAAACATATGCTG AGAGCAATGGAACTAAATCCAAAAGAACCAACACTTATGTACATGCTTGGTACTTGGTGCTATCAAGTTGCTGATTTAACATGGTatcaaagaaaaattgcatctGTAATATTTGGAGAACCGCCATCTTCATCATTCGAGGAAGctctaaaatattttgaaactgCAGAGGAAATTGATCCCAATTTCTATagtcaaaatttattaatgttgggaaaaacctacttaaaattaaatcaaaaagAGCTAGctacgaaatatttaaaaatggccCTTGATTATCCTGCAAAGAACGAAGATGATCGAGATGCTAAACAGGAAGCGCAGAAGttgttaaagaaattttaa
- the LOC126871573 gene encoding regulator of microtubule dynamics protein 1-like isoform X10, whose translation MSLRRALFVIRDIKVLQRTLIHRRFQSSRKSSNQYMLTTKLCTISSFTAMGIWGLTKKRGDNEAIITTKEVLIAKADALYEQEQYQEIHDLLINYKDSGDIEIIWRLCRAMYKLSKIVSEVDGKKLIFEAYDLILEALEIKEDNWAAHKWASILLNSKTLYEGVKAQIKESYNIKKHMLRAMELNPKEPTLMYMLGIEGIEGIKKNLESIF comes from the exons ATGTCGTTACGGAGAGCGTTATTCGTTATCAGAGATATAAAAGTATTACAAAGAACGCTTATTCATAGAAGATTTCAATCCTCACGAAAG AGCAGCAATCAGTACATGTTAACAACAAAATTATGTACCATATCGTCGTTCACTGCTATGGGTATTTGGGGTCTTACAAAAAAGAGAGGTGACAACGAAGCAATCATAACTACAAAAGAAGTCCTAATAGCAAAAGCCGATGCATTATACGAGCAAGAACAATACCAGGAAATACATGACcttctaataaattataaa gatAGCGgtgatattgaaattatatggCGTTTGTGTAGAGCAATGTATAAATTGTCTAAAATTGTGAGTGAAGTGGatggaaagaaattaattttcgaagCTTATGATTTAATACTTGAAGCACTTGAGATAAAAGAGGATAATTGGGCTGCACACAAATGGGCATCGATTCTTCTTAATTCTAAGACTCTTTATGAAGGAGTAAAAGCACAAATAAAAGAGTCATATAATATTAAGAAACATATGCTG AGAGCAATGGAACTAAATCCAAAAGAACCAACACTTATGTACATGC TTGGAATTGAAGGGATAGAAgggataaagaaaaatttagaatCTATCTTTTAA
- the LOC126871573 gene encoding regulator of microtubule dynamics protein 1-like isoform X9, which produces MSLRRALFVIRDIKVLQRTLIHRRFQSSRKSSNQYMLTTKLCTISSFTAMGIWGLTKKRGDNEAIITTKEVLIAKADALYEQEQYQEIHDLLINYKDSGDIEIIWRLCRAMYKLSKIVSEVDGKKLIFEAYDLILEALEIKEDNWAAHKWASILLNSKTLYEGVKAQIKESYNIKKHMLRAMELNPKEPTLMYMLGIEGIEGIKKNLESIF; this is translated from the exons ATGTCGTTACGGAGAGCGTTATTCGTTATCAGAGATATAAAAGTATTACAAAGAACGCTTATTCATAGAAGATTTCAATCCTCACGAAAG AGCAGCAATCAGTACATGTTAACAACAAAATTATGTACCATATCGTCGTTCACTGCTATGGGTATTTGGGGTCTTACAAAAAAGAGAGGTGACAACGAAGCAATCATAACTACAAAAGAAGTCCTAATAGCAAAAGCCGATGCATTATACGAGCAAGAACAATACCAGGAAATACATGACcttctaataaattataaa gatAGCGgtgatattgaaattatatggCGTTTGTGTAGAGCAATGTATAAATTGTCTAAAATTGTGAGTGAAGTGGatggaaagaaattaattttcgaagCTTATGATTTAATACTTGAAGCACTTGAGATAAAAGAGGATAATTGGGCTGCACACAAATGGGCATCGATTCTTCTTAATTCTAAGACTCTTTATGAAGGAGTAAAAGCACAAATAAAAGAGTCATATAATATTAAGAAACATATGCTG AGAGCAATGGAACTAAATCCAAAAGAACCAACACTTATGTACATGC
- the LOC126871573 gene encoding regulator of microtubule dynamics protein 1-like isoform X5, whose product MLTTKLCTISSFTAMGIWGLTKKRGDNEAIITTKEVLIAKADALYEQEQYQEIHDLLINYKDSGDIEIIWRLCRAMYKLSKIVSEVDGKKLIFEAYDLILEALEIKEDNWAAHKWASILLNSKTLYEGVKAQIKESYNIKKHMLRAMELNPKEPTLMYMLGTWCYQVADLTWYQRKIASVIFGEPPSSSFEEALKYFETAEEIDPNFYSQNLLMLGKTYLKLNQKELATKYLKMALDYPAKNEDDRDAKQEAQKLLKKF is encoded by the exons ATGTTAACAACAAAATTATGTACCATATCGTCGTTCACTGCTATGGGTATTTGGGGTCTTACAAAAAAGAGAGGTGACAACGAAGCAATCATAACTACAAAAGAAGTCCTAATAGCAAAAGCCGATGCATTATACGAGCAAGAACAATACCAGGAAATACATGACcttctaataaattataaa gatAGCGgtgatattgaaattatatggCGTTTGTGTAGAGCAATGTATAAATTGTCTAAAATTGTGAGTGAAGTGGatggaaagaaattaattttcgaagCTTATGATTTAATACTTGAAGCACTTGAGATAAAAGAGGATAATTGGGCTGCACACAAATGGGCATCGATTCTTCTTAATTCTAAGACTCTTTATGAAGGAGTAAAAGCACAAATAAAAGAGTCATATAATATTAAGAAACATATGCTG AGAGCAATGGAACTAAATCCAAAAGAACCAACACTTATGTACATGCTTGGTACTTGGTGCTATCAAGTTGCTGATTTAACATGGTatcaaagaaaaattgcatctGTAATATTTGGAGAACCGCCATCTTCATCATTCGAGGAAGctctaaaatattttgaaactgCAGAGGAAATTGATCCCAATTTCTATagtcaaaatttattaatgttgggaaaaacctacttaaaattaaatcaaaaagAGCTAGctacgaaatatttaaaaatggccCTTGATTATCCTGCAAAGAACGAAGATGATCGAGATGCTAAACAGGAAGCGCAGAAGttgttaaagaaattttaa